A region from the Sphingomonas sp. S2-65 genome encodes:
- a CDS encoding enoyl-CoA hydratase — MPQYEAILVEQRGAVTLVTLNRPKALNALNSQILSELLDACQAFDADPSQGCAVLTGSEKAFAAGADIKEMQAQGFADMYGHDFFAGWDAFTRTRKPIIAAVAGYALGGGCELAMMCDFILAADTAKFGQPEIKLAVSPGMGGSQRLTRAVGKAKAMEMCLTGRMMDAEEAERAGLVSRILPAADLLDDALKTAATIAAMAPLAVKANKEMVDMAYETTLAQGVQFERRLFHALFGTQDQKEGMAAFVEKRPGAWTGK, encoded by the coding sequence ATGCCCCAGTACGAAGCCATCCTGGTCGAGCAGCGCGGCGCCGTCACGCTCGTCACGCTCAACCGGCCCAAGGCGCTCAATGCGCTCAACAGCCAGATCCTGTCCGAACTGCTCGACGCTTGCCAAGCCTTCGACGCCGACCCGAGCCAAGGCTGCGCCGTCCTGACCGGCAGCGAAAAGGCTTTCGCCGCGGGCGCCGACATCAAGGAGATGCAGGCGCAGGGCTTCGCCGACATGTACGGCCACGACTTCTTCGCCGGCTGGGATGCCTTCACCCGCACCCGCAAGCCGATCATCGCCGCGGTTGCCGGCTATGCGCTGGGTGGCGGCTGCGAGCTGGCGATGATGTGCGACTTCATCCTCGCCGCCGATACCGCCAAGTTCGGCCAGCCCGAGATCAAGCTCGCCGTCTCCCCCGGCATGGGCGGCTCGCAACGCCTCACCCGCGCCGTCGGCAAGGCCAAGGCTATGGAAATGTGCCTCACCGGCCGGATGATGGACGCCGAGGAAGCCGAGCGCGCCGGCCTCGTCAGCCGCATCCTCCCCGCCGCCGATCTGCTCGATGACGCGCTCAAGACCGCCGCGACAATCGCCGCGATGGCGCCGCTTGCGGTAAAGGCCAACAAGGAGATGGTCGATATGGCCTATGAGACCACACTGGCTCAGGGCGTCCAGTTCGAGCGCCGCCTGTTCCACGCGCTCTTCGGAACGCAGGACCAGAAGGAAGGCATGGCAGCCTTTGTCGAAAAGCGGCCCGGCGCCTGGACCGGCAAATAA
- a CDS encoding enoyl-CoA hydratase/isomerase family protein produces the protein MTDLLTSTDAAVGRIRLNRPKALHALNTAMGQAMLDALGAWEQDPAVEAILIDHAEGRGFCAGGDIRMIAESGAGDGKQAADFFRVEYRMNHRLFTYPKPVATFMDGITMGGGVGISLPARFRVATQNTKFAMPETGIGLFPDVGGGWYLSRLPGRIGEYIALTGHRLDGAECVALGLATHYLHAEHLDEAKARIAADPGDIQAILDGLAAPTPEARILEHCSAIDRLFAADTLEGILAALEADGGEWAQQQRATLRTKSPQAMKVSLRLLAEGRTMPSFADEMRQEYAVATRVGRLPDFAEGVRAVILDKDNAPKWNPATPEAVTQDQIDAIFAPLPAHEAWTPA, from the coding sequence ATGACCGACCTTCTCACCTCCACCGACGCCGCGGTAGGCCGCATCCGCCTGAACCGCCCCAAGGCACTGCACGCCCTCAACACCGCCATGGGCCAGGCGATGCTGGACGCGCTCGGCGCCTGGGAGCAGGACCCCGCCGTCGAAGCGATCCTCATCGACCACGCCGAAGGCCGCGGCTTCTGCGCGGGCGGCGACATCCGCATGATCGCCGAGAGCGGTGCTGGCGATGGCAAGCAAGCCGCCGACTTCTTCCGTGTCGAATACCGCATGAACCACCGGCTGTTCACCTACCCCAAGCCAGTCGCCACCTTCATGGACGGCATCACCATGGGCGGCGGCGTCGGCATCTCGCTTCCCGCCAGGTTCCGCGTCGCGACGCAGAATACCAAGTTCGCCATGCCCGAAACCGGCATCGGCCTGTTCCCCGACGTCGGCGGCGGCTGGTATTTGTCGCGGCTCCCCGGCCGCATCGGCGAATACATCGCCCTGACTGGCCACCGCCTCGACGGCGCGGAGTGCGTCGCCCTTGGTCTCGCGACGCACTATCTCCACGCCGAGCATCTGGACGAGGCCAAGGCGCGCATTGCCGCGGACCCAGGTGACATCCAGGCCATCCTCGACGGACTCGCCGCTCCGACTCCCGAAGCCCGCATCCTCGAACACTGCAGCGCAATCGATCGGCTGTTCGCTGCCGACACCCTCGAGGGCATCCTCGCCGCGCTCGAAGCAGACGGCGGCGAATGGGCTCAGCAACAACGCGCCACTCTCCGCACCAAGTCTCCCCAGGCGATGAAGGTCTCGCTCCGCCTGCTCGCGGAAGGCCGCACCATGCCCAGCTTCGCCGATGAGATGCGCCAGGAATATGCCGTCGCCACTCGCGTCGGCCGCCTCCCCGACTTTGCCGAGGGCGTGCGTGCGGTGATCCTCGACAAGGACAACGCGCCCAAATGGAACCCGGCCACGCCCGAGGCAGTAACGCAGGACCAGATCGACGCCATCTTCGCGCCGCTGCCCGCGCACGAAGCCTGGACGCCCGCCTGA
- a CDS encoding acyl-CoA dehydrogenase family protein: MTHQFDLTDEQRQIQEMAQQFTADRITPHAGEWDEKHIFPRDTIKAAAELGFASIYVSEESGGIGLGRLESALIFEAMAYGCPSTSAFISIHNMASWMIDRFGSQTVKDKYLPSLVTMDRLASYCLTEPSSGSDAAALKTRAVKDGDHYVVTGTKQFISGGGENEIYVTMVRTGEEGPKGISALVIEKDMPGVSFGAQERKLGWHSQPTAAVILEEVRVPVENLVGGEGEGFRIAMMGLDGGRLNIGACSLGGAQRCLDEAVNYTKDRKQFGTAIADFQNTQFTLADMATELEAARALLYLAAAKVTDNAPDKTRFAAMAKRFATDTGSSVVDRALQLHGGYGYLQDYPIERFWRDLRVHSILEGTNQVMRMIVGRDLVRQ, translated from the coding sequence ATGACTCACCAGTTCGACCTCACCGACGAGCAGCGCCAGATCCAGGAGATGGCGCAGCAATTCACCGCCGACCGCATCACCCCGCATGCCGGCGAGTGGGACGAGAAGCACATCTTCCCGCGCGACACGATCAAGGCGGCGGCCGAACTCGGCTTCGCCTCGATCTACGTGTCCGAAGAGTCCGGCGGCATCGGCCTGGGCCGGCTGGAATCCGCATTGATCTTCGAGGCGATGGCCTATGGCTGCCCCTCCACCAGCGCGTTCATTTCGATCCACAACATGGCGAGCTGGATGATCGACCGCTTCGGCAGCCAGACCGTGAAGGACAAGTACCTCCCCAGCCTGGTCACCATGGACCGGCTCGCGAGCTACTGCCTGACAGAGCCGTCCTCGGGTTCCGACGCCGCCGCGCTCAAGACCCGGGCGGTCAAGGATGGCGACCATTATGTCGTCACCGGCACCAAGCAGTTCATCTCCGGCGGCGGCGAGAACGAGATCTACGTCACCATGGTCCGCACCGGCGAGGAAGGCCCCAAGGGCATTTCCGCGCTGGTGATCGAAAAGGACATGCCCGGAGTCAGCTTCGGCGCGCAGGAACGTAAGCTCGGCTGGCACTCGCAGCCGACGGCGGCGGTGATCCTCGAGGAGGTCCGCGTTCCGGTGGAGAACCTGGTCGGCGGCGAAGGCGAAGGCTTCCGCATCGCGATGATGGGCCTCGACGGCGGCCGGCTCAACATCGGCGCCTGCAGCCTCGGCGGCGCCCAGCGCTGCCTCGATGAGGCGGTCAACTACACCAAGGACCGCAAGCAGTTCGGCACCGCCATCGCCGACTTCCAGAATACCCAGTTCACCCTGGCCGACATGGCGACCGAACTCGAGGCAGCCCGCGCCTTGCTCTACCTCGCCGCCGCCAAGGTGACCGACAACGCGCCCGACAAGACCCGCTTCGCCGCGATGGCCAAGCGCTTCGCCACCGACACCGGCAGCTCTGTCGTCGACCGCGCGCTCCAGCTGCACGGCGGCTATGGCTATCTCCAGGACTATCCGATCGAGCGCTTCTGGCGCGACCTGCGCGTCCACTCGATCCTGGAGGGCACCAATCAGGTCATGCGCATGATCGTCGGCCGCGACCTGGTGCGGCAGTGA
- a CDS encoding CoA-acylating methylmalonate-semialdehyde dehydrogenase codes for MRTIEHFIVGNPGGAAARTGDVFDPNTGQVQARVRLGTQADLDRAIAAAQAAQPGWAATNPQRRARVMFRFKELVEANMDALAHTLSSEHGKVIADSKGDIQRGLEVIEFACGIPHVLKGEYTQGAGPGIDVYSMRQPLGIGAGITPFNFPAMIPMWMFGVAIACGNAFILKPSERDPSVPVRLAELMLEAGAPEGILQVVNGDKEMVDAILDHPAISAVSFVGSSDIAHYVYRRGVDAGKRVQAMGGAKNHGIVMPDADLDQVVADLSGAAFGSAGERCMALPVVVPVGEKTADALREKLLPAIDALRVGVSTDAEAHYGPVVNAAHKQRVENWIQTGVDEGAELVVDGRGFQLQGHEQGFFIGPSLFDRVTPSMQSYKEEIFGPVLQIVRAPDFETAVRLPSEHQYGNGVAIFTRNGHAAREFAARVNVGMVGINVPIPVPVAYHSFGGWKRSAFGDINQHGMEGIRFWTKTKTVTQRWPDGSVDLPGGSEDGGPSRIQDAFVIPTMG; via the coding sequence ATGCGCACGATCGAGCACTTCATCGTCGGCAACCCAGGCGGCGCCGCTGCCCGTACCGGCGACGTCTTCGACCCCAATACCGGCCAGGTCCAGGCCCGCGTCCGCCTTGGCACCCAGGCCGATCTCGACCGCGCCATTGCCGCCGCCCAGGCCGCGCAGCCTGGCTGGGCCGCCACCAACCCGCAGCGCCGCGCCCGCGTCATGTTCCGCTTCAAGGAACTGGTGGAGGCGAACATGGACGCGCTCGCTCACACCCTTTCCTCCGAGCATGGCAAGGTGATCGCCGACTCCAAGGGCGACATCCAGCGCGGCCTCGAAGTCATCGAATTCGCGTGCGGCATCCCCCACGTCCTGAAGGGCGAGTACACGCAAGGCGCGGGCCCGGGCATCGACGTCTATTCGATGCGCCAGCCGCTGGGCATCGGCGCGGGGATCACGCCGTTCAACTTTCCCGCGATGATCCCGATGTGGATGTTCGGCGTCGCCATCGCCTGCGGCAACGCCTTCATCCTCAAGCCGTCCGAGCGCGACCCCAGCGTTCCCGTCCGCCTCGCCGAGCTGATGCTGGAGGCCGGCGCACCCGAGGGGATCCTCCAGGTCGTAAACGGCGACAAGGAGATGGTCGACGCGATCCTCGATCATCCCGCGATCAGCGCGGTCAGCTTCGTCGGCTCTTCCGACATCGCGCATTATGTCTATCGTCGCGGCGTCGACGCCGGGAAGCGCGTCCAGGCCATGGGCGGCGCCAAGAACCACGGCATCGTCATGCCCGACGCCGATCTCGACCAGGTCGTCGCCGATCTCTCCGGCGCAGCCTTCGGCTCGGCCGGCGAGCGCTGCATGGCGCTGCCCGTCGTGGTGCCGGTCGGGGAAAAGACTGCCGACGCACTGCGCGAAAAGCTCCTTCCGGCGATCGACGCGCTCCGCGTCGGGGTCTCCACCGACGCCGAGGCGCATTACGGCCCGGTCGTGAACGCCGCGCACAAGCAGCGGGTCGAGAACTGGATCCAGACCGGTGTCGACGAAGGCGCCGAACTCGTCGTCGACGGCCGCGGTTTCCAGCTTCAGGGGCATGAGCAGGGCTTCTTCATCGGCCCCTCGCTGTTCGATCGCGTGACCCCGAGCATGCAGTCCTACAAGGAAGAGATCTTCGGCCCGGTCCTCCAGATCGTCCGCGCGCCCGATTTCGAGACCGCCGTACGCCTGCCTTCAGAGCATCAGTACGGCAACGGCGTCGCCATCTTCACCCGCAACGGCCATGCCGCGCGCGAATTCGCCGCGCGCGTCAATGTCGGCATGGTCGGCATCAACGTGCCGATCCCGGTGCCGGTCGCCTATCACAGCTTCGGCGGCTGGAAGCGCTCGGCGTTCGGCGACATCAACCAGCACGGCATGGAGGGCATCCGCTTCTGGACCAAGACCAAGACCGTCACCCAACGCTGGCCCGACGGCTCGGTCGACTTGCCCGGCGGCTCCGAAGATGGCGGGCCCAGTCGCATCCAGGATGCCTTCGTAATCCCGACAATGGGCTGA
- a CDS encoding ABC transporter ATP-binding protein, which produces MDLSVTDLSVSLGNRRVLAGVTARFQPGRVTAILGPNGSGKSTLIRSMAGLLEADRGHVRLGQRYLNRVSARERAQLLGYLPQDASVHWNVAVRELVTLGRLPHRSPFAGPSQADAIAVGAALGATDTLHLAERDTHALSGGERARVLLARVLAGEPRWLLADEPLASLDPVHQLGLLDQLRALAAGGMGVVIVLHDLIQAARAADDVLLLKDGKVVAFGTARDSLAHQPLREAFGVEVMVVPDEQGRLLPVPIGRTP; this is translated from the coding sequence ATGGATCTGAGCGTAACCGACCTGAGCGTCAGCCTGGGCAACCGCCGCGTCCTTGCCGGTGTCACCGCCCGCTTCCAACCCGGCCGGGTGACCGCGATCCTGGGTCCCAACGGTTCGGGCAAGAGCACGCTCATCCGTTCCATGGCCGGTCTGCTCGAGGCCGACCGCGGCCATGTCCGCCTCGGCCAGCGCTACCTGAACCGGGTCTCGGCGCGCGAACGTGCCCAACTGCTCGGCTATCTACCCCAGGATGCGAGCGTCCACTGGAACGTCGCCGTCCGCGAACTCGTCACGCTAGGTCGCCTGCCCCACCGCTCGCCCTTTGCGGGACCTTCGCAAGCCGACGCCATCGCCGTCGGCGCCGCCTTGGGCGCCACCGACACCCTGCACCTGGCCGAACGCGACACGCACGCGCTGTCCGGCGGCGAACGCGCCCGCGTCCTCCTCGCGCGCGTGCTCGCCGGCGAACCGCGCTGGCTGCTCGCCGACGAACCCCTCGCCAGTCTCGACCCGGTGCACCAGCTCGGCCTGCTCGACCAGCTTCGTGCGCTGGCGGCCGGCGGCATGGGCGTGGTTATCGTCCTGCACGACCTCATCCAGGCAGCCCGCGCCGCCGACGACGTGCTGCTCCTCAAGGACGGAAAGGTCGTCGCCTTCGGCACCGCCCGCGACTCGCTGGCCCACCAGCCGCTGCGCGAAGCCTTTGGAGTGGAGGTCATGGTCGTCCCAGACGAGCAAGGCCGCCTTCTCCCCGTTCCCATCGGGCGAACTCCGTGA
- a CDS encoding FecCD family ABC transporter permease, which translates to MNRVILNLCLLLLVALLFSGSLMAGKAWVPFDAWFSHDPRWWIIAELRLPRAILGLGIGAALGLSGAVLQGYLRNPLADPAVLGISSTAALGAVAAIVLFAATAPLAIFGVAMLFACASMLLLATLAWRAQGAVAFILAGTVLASLSGALTAFLISIAPNPWMTAEIIDWLMGALTDRSFGEVQLALPLILLGCAFLLFTGRSLDALTLGEDAARSLGVRLGRLQMLVVLGTGLAVGASVAVTGVVGFVGLIVPHLLRPLTGAKPSVLLLPSALGGAALVLAADSLVRLSPGATEVRLGIAMALIGTPFFFVLLLKGRRASWI; encoded by the coding sequence ATGAACCGCGTCATCCTGAACCTGTGCCTGCTCCTGCTGGTGGCGTTGCTGTTTTCCGGCTCGCTGATGGCCGGCAAGGCATGGGTGCCCTTCGACGCCTGGTTCTCCCATGATCCGCGCTGGTGGATCATCGCCGAACTCCGCCTTCCCCGCGCCATCCTCGGCCTGGGCATCGGCGCCGCCCTCGGCCTCAGCGGCGCGGTGCTCCAGGGCTATCTCCGCAATCCGCTGGCCGATCCCGCCGTGCTGGGAATATCCTCCACCGCCGCGCTCGGCGCCGTCGCAGCGATCGTCCTCTTCGCGGCCACGGCCCCGCTCGCCATCTTCGGCGTGGCGATGCTCTTCGCCTGCGCGTCGATGCTCCTGCTCGCTACACTCGCCTGGCGCGCCCAAGGCGCCGTCGCCTTCATCCTCGCCGGCACCGTCCTCGCCAGCCTGTCCGGCGCGCTCACTGCCTTCCTGATCTCGATCGCACCCAATCCCTGGATGACCGCGGAGATCATCGACTGGCTGATGGGGGCGCTCACCGACCGCAGCTTCGGCGAAGTGCAACTCGCCCTGCCGCTCATCCTATTAGGCTGCGCCTTCCTTCTCTTCACCGGCCGCTCGCTCGACGCGCTCACCCTGGGCGAAGACGCCGCCCGCTCGCTCGGTGTTCGGCTTGGCCGCCTCCAGATGCTCGTCGTGCTCGGCACCGGCCTTGCCGTCGGCGCTTCGGTCGCGGTCACCGGCGTGGTGGGCTTTGTCGGGCTGATCGTCCCGCACCTCCTGCGCCCCTTGACCGGCGCCAAGCCCTCCGTCCTCCTCCTTCCCAGTGCGCTGGGCGGCGCAGCTTTGGTACTCGCCGCCGACAGCCTGGTCCGCCTCTCTCCGGGTGCGACGGAAGTCCGCCTCGGTATCGCGATGGCGCTGATCGGTACGCCCTTCTTCTTCGTGCTCCTGCTGAAGGGACGCCGCGCATCATGGATCTGA
- a CDS encoding ABC transporter substrate-binding protein: MSLNPCADAMLIELVAPERITAISRYSKDPRASSLRPEVAARFPGTTGTAEEVITLRPSLVVASSYTAPATREAFARAGLKTLYFDIPATIEANRAQIRELAIAAGVPGKGEAMVARIDTAVRSAATNAPPVTALLWIGGNLATGGSTLLDEMMTKAGFSNHAVHYGLTHTGYLPIEHVLADPPRVMIAPEEEGRDAGSRAAQLRKWAVRRSGAKVAQAVFPRELVNCGGPVIVPSLARLSQIRREVGQ, translated from the coding sequence GTGTCGCTCAACCCCTGTGCCGACGCGATGCTGATCGAACTGGTCGCGCCCGAACGGATCACCGCGATCAGCCGCTATTCGAAGGATCCGCGCGCAAGCTCGCTCAGGCCGGAGGTTGCGGCACGCTTCCCGGGAACCACCGGCACTGCCGAGGAAGTGATTACGCTCCGCCCCTCCCTTGTCGTCGCCAGCAGCTACACCGCGCCCGCGACGCGGGAAGCCTTCGCCCGTGCCGGGCTCAAGACGCTCTACTTCGACATACCAGCGACGATCGAGGCCAACAGGGCGCAGATACGCGAACTGGCCATTGCCGCTGGCGTGCCGGGCAAAGGGGAAGCGATGGTCGCCAGGATCGATACCGCCGTCCGCTCGGCCGCGACGAACGCTCCGCCTGTAACCGCTTTGTTATGGATCGGCGGCAACCTGGCCACGGGAGGCAGCACTTTGCTCGACGAGATGATGACAAAGGCCGGCTTCAGCAATCACGCCGTCCATTACGGCCTCACCCATACCGGCTACCTGCCGATCGAGCATGTCCTTGCCGATCCGCCTCGCGTGATGATCGCGCCGGAGGAGGAAGGCCGCGACGCCGGATCGCGCGCCGCCCAGCTCCGAAAATGGGCGGTCCGCCGCAGCGGCGCGAAGGTCGCCCAGGCCGTTTTCCCACGCGAGCTGGTCAATTGCGGCGGGCCGGTGATCGTGCCCTCCCTGGCACGCCTGTCCCAGATCCGCCGCGAGGTCGGCCAATGA
- a CDS encoding TonB-dependent receptor plug domain-containing protein, which translates to MKTFKLFLFAGAALAPAAPAFAQTEVPEDEQVVVVASGVPQNADETGRAVTVIDRETIETRQTVALSDLLATTASVDVTRSGGPGALTAVRIRGADDAQTLVLIDGVRVNDPSSPSGAFDFGNLLTSSIERVEVLRGANSVVWGSQAIGGVVNVVTESPIGGVKARANAEYGYADQISANAGIAGGTHSVQGGFTAGYLRTDGISQAAAGTEDDGFRQYNASGRLRVEFAPGFGADLRGYYADSRVDLDGFPAPSYSFADTDEFATTQELYGYAGLFGDIGPVSNRIAFTIADINRDNFDPENGFADTPAYLYRGRSERYEYRGDAALSDQVRLTFGAEQENLRFYDGSDTFRADITSVFGQAIVTPVEQVTITGGVRNDDHSRFGGFTSWGASTAIRPIAGTLLRASYSEGFKAPTLYQLFAPFYGTDTLAPETAKSWDVGIEQSALGGAAKLGVTYFHRNTRNQIDFDLVDFVYANIARAHADGVEVELALKPVDALTFTANYTYTDTENRSAGFEGNDLARRPRDVASVSADYRFRFGLSFGGTVTLIGDSFNDAGNRTRIDGFAIGSVRAELPISQLLSVYGRVENVTDARYQVVSGYGTYGRSAFAGVRLRY; encoded by the coding sequence GTGAAGACGTTCAAGCTTTTCCTTTTCGCCGGCGCGGCGCTCGCGCCAGCGGCTCCCGCTTTCGCCCAGACCGAGGTTCCCGAGGACGAACAGGTCGTCGTGGTCGCCAGCGGCGTGCCGCAAAATGCAGACGAGACGGGCCGCGCGGTCACCGTAATCGACCGTGAGACGATCGAGACGCGGCAGACCGTCGCCCTTTCCGACTTGCTGGCCACTACGGCGAGCGTCGACGTGACCCGCAGCGGCGGGCCCGGTGCGCTGACCGCAGTTCGCATCCGCGGCGCCGACGATGCGCAGACGCTGGTGCTGATCGACGGCGTGCGCGTCAACGACCCGTCCTCGCCAAGCGGCGCGTTCGACTTCGGCAACCTGCTCACCAGCTCGATCGAGCGAGTCGAAGTCCTGCGCGGCGCCAACTCGGTCGTCTGGGGCAGCCAGGCGATCGGCGGCGTGGTGAACGTCGTCACCGAAAGCCCGATCGGCGGGGTCAAGGCGCGCGCCAATGCCGAATATGGCTATGCCGACCAGATCTCGGCCAATGCCGGGATCGCCGGCGGCACCCACAGCGTCCAGGGCGGCTTCACCGCCGGCTATCTCCGCACCGACGGCATATCGCAGGCAGCGGCCGGCACCGAGGATGACGGCTTCCGCCAATACAATGCGAGCGGCCGCCTGCGCGTCGAGTTCGCCCCCGGCTTCGGCGCGGACCTGCGCGGCTATTATGCCGACTCGCGCGTCGACCTCGATGGCTTCCCGGCACCGAGCTACAGCTTCGCAGACACCGACGAGTTCGCCACCACGCAGGAACTGTACGGCTATGCCGGCCTGTTCGGCGATATCGGCCCGGTTTCCAACCGCATCGCCTTCACCATCGCCGATATCAACCGGGACAATTTCGACCCTGAGAACGGCTTCGCCGACACGCCGGCCTATCTCTATCGCGGCCGCAGCGAGCGGTATGAATATCGCGGCGACGCGGCACTCTCCGATCAGGTCCGCCTGACCTTCGGTGCCGAGCAGGAGAATCTGCGCTTCTACGACGGCAGCGACACCTTCCGCGCCGACATCACCAGTGTATTCGGCCAGGCGATCGTCACGCCGGTCGAGCAAGTCACGATCACAGGCGGCGTCCGCAACGACGATCACAGCCGCTTCGGCGGCTTCACCAGCTGGGGCGCCTCCACTGCGATCCGTCCGATTGCAGGCACGCTGCTGCGCGCGAGCTACAGCGAAGGCTTCAAGGCGCCGACGCTGTATCAGCTCTTCGCCCCCTTCTACGGCACCGATACCCTGGCGCCCGAAACCGCGAAGAGCTGGGATGTGGGCATCGAGCAGTCGGCGCTCGGCGGCGCGGCCAAGCTCGGCGTGACCTATTTCCACCGCAACACCCGCAATCAGATCGATTTCGACCTGGTGGACTTCGTCTACGCCAACATCGCCCGCGCGCATGCCGATGGTGTCGAGGTGGAGCTCGCGCTCAAGCCCGTCGACGCACTGACCTTCACCGCCAACTACACCTACACCGACACCGAGAACCGCTCGGCCGGGTTCGAAGGCAACGACCTCGCCCGCCGCCCGCGTGACGTCGCCAGCGTCTCGGCCGATTACCGCTTCCGGTTCGGCCTGTCGTTCGGCGGCACCGTCACCCTGATCGGTGACAGCTTCAACGACGCGGGCAACCGAACGCGCATCGACGGCTTCGCGATCGGCAGCGTCCGCGCCGAACTGCCGATCAGCCAGTTGCTGTCGGTATATGGGCGGGTCGAGAACGTCACCGACGCGCGGTACCAGGTCGTCTCCGGCTACGGCACGTACGGCCGCTCGGCCTTCGCCGGCGTCCGGCTCCGCTACTGA